ACGGCCTGATCCTGGGGTTGGATTCCCCGGACCGGATCCGCGTCACCGAGGACGGGCGCGCCCTGTTGGCGTTCCCCGGAGTCGGAGGAGACGCCGACACCCGAAGTGACGTCCGCGGACTCGGGGTGGTCCTCTACACCCTGCTCACGGGAAAGTGGCCCGGACCGCTACCCGAGGGGTCGGACCTCCACGAGCCGCTGGACGGACGCCCCGAGGGCGCCCCGGTGGACGACGACGAGGCCCCACTCGACCCGACCGTCATCGGGACCGGGGTCCCACCCGACTCCGCCGTGCTCGCCATGCGGTCGCTCGACGGGACGTCGGTGAGCTCGGCCGCCACGGTCCGGGCGATGATCGACGAGCGGGTCGGCGGACCGGTCCACGCGTCCTCCCGCTCCGGTTCCTCCACAGCACGGTCCTCCACAGCACAATTCCCTGCCGCCCAGTTCTCCACAGCCCAGTTCTCCACAGCGCCGTTCTCCACAGCGCCGTCCCCCGCTCACCCGGGGTCCACGCCCGGTCTCCACCGCGACGGGCGGGAGCCCGTGACGCCGCCGGCGTCACACACCGAACCGCACGCGGCGTCGTCCGACCAGCCGTACACCCGGACGGACGAGCAGCCGGACGAGCAGACCCTGAGGCGACGCTGGCAGATCATGGCCGGGACCAGCGCCGCGGCGGTGGTGGTGATCGCGCTGTTGTCCGCCTGGCTGCTCGGCGCACTCGCCGGCGGCGGCGACGAGACCCCGTTGTCACAACAACTCGACGCGATCGAGCGCGCCGCCCAGGCCAGCCGCTCCGCAGCGACCCCCGAGCCCGAGGCGGCCGAGACCGAGCCCACCCGAGAGGCACCGTCCACGCCCGTCACGGTCTCGGACGTCACCTCCTGGCAGCCCACCGGGTCGCCGGGCGTGGCCGAGAACTCCTCGAGCGCACCCGATGTCGTCGACGGGGACCGGTCGACCTCGTGGTCCACCGACACCTACCGCAACCAGTTCGGCGACAGCGGCGCCGCCTACAAACCCGGTGTGGGCCTGATGTTCTCCCTCGACGGCGAGCAGGAGGCCCGCCAGGTCGTGGTCTACTCGGACGACGACGGCGTGGAGTTCGAGGTCCGGGCCGCAGACAGTGCCTCGCCGGATTCGCTCGACGACACCACACTGCTCGGCGAGGGGACCATCCGCGACGGCTCGGGGACCGCGACCATCGACGACCCCGAGGACTCGCGCTACCTGATCATCTGGATCACCCGCCTGGGCGCCTCGGGGCCCGAGGCGTACGACGCGTCGATCACCGAGGTCGAGCTCACCCGGTGATCCCGCCTGGCGTCGGTGTCGGTGTCGGCGTCCTCGGTGTCAGCGTCAACGTCAATGTCGACCAGGGGCCGCCGGTCCGCGCCACGAGGTGACAGCCCCACGGCGGAGCGGGCCGCGTTAACGTCACGGCCGTGAACACCAGTGCCGTCGACGACCGCGACACGGTCATGGGACGCTCCCCGCTCACGTCCGGGTCCCCCCTCACCGCCGGGTCCCCGCTCACGGACGTCGAACTACTCGACGCGCACATCGCCGGCGACCAGGACGCGTTCTCCGCCCTCGTCCGACGCCACTACGACTATCTGTGGCGACTGGCGATCCGCACCTCCTTCAACCGCGACGACGCCGCCGAGGCGCTGCAGGACGCGCTCATCTCGGCGTACCGGAAGGCCGACACCTTCCGCCACGCCTGCCCCGTTCAGGGTTGGCTCTACCGCATCGTGGTCAACGCCTGCCTGGACAAGATGCGGGCCCAGCGCCTGCGCACCCATTCGGAACTCACTCCCAGACTGCACGAGGAGATCTCGCTGCGGGATCACTTCCATCAGGACCCCGCCTACGCCATCATCGTCGCCGAGGCCCTGGCGGAACTGCCCACCGACCAACGCGACGCGGTCGTCGTCGTGGACATGCTGCGCTGCACGGTCGCCGAAGCGTGCCACCTGCTCAACACCCGACCCGGCACCATCAAGAGCCGGTGCTCGCGCGGCCGCGCGAAGCTCAGCGTGCTCCTCGAGGGAGTCACCCTCACCGACTGAGGGAACGACGCGGGGAACAACGCGGACCCGCCGGGTGTTGTCGCCTTAGTAGATCCACAGATCTTTCCGGTCCACATGAACCCACCCGCCAAGGAGCCCGAAGAACCCATGAGCGACACCCTCCACGACGTCATCATCGTCGGATCCGGCCCGGCCGGTTACACGGCCGCCATCTACTCTGCTCGGGCCGAGCTCAAGCCGGTGGTGTTCGAGGGTTCCCAGTTCGGCGGAGCGCTCATGACCACCACAGAGGTCGAGAACTTCCCGGGATTCGCCGAGGGCATGATGGGCCCGGACCTGATGATGCAGATGCGGGAGCAGGCCGAGCGCTTCGGTGCGGACCTCCGCATGGAGGACGTCAGCTCGATGGACCTGGCCGGCGAGGTCAAGATCGTCCGGGTGGGGGAGGAGGAGCACCGCGCCCGCGCGGTGATCCTCGCCATGGGCGCGGCAGCGCGCTATCTCGGCGTCCCCGGAGAGCAGGAGTACCTCGGCCGTGGCGTGAGTTCCTGTGCGACGTGCGACGGATTCTTCTTCCGCGACAAGCCGATCGTCGTGGTGGGCGGCGGTGACTCCGCCATGGAGGAGGCCACCTTCCTCACCAAGTTCGGCTCCTCGGTCACCATCGTGCACCGACGCGAGGAGTTCCGCGCCTCCAAGATCATGCTCGAGCGGGCCAAGGAGAACGAGAAGATCTCGTTCGTCCTCAACACCACGGTCGACCAGGTGCTCTCGGGAGCCAGCGGCTCCGTCGAGCGCCTGAGCCTGCGCAATACGGTCACGGGCGAGACCAGCGAGCTCGAGACCGCCGCGATGTTCGTCGCGATCGGCCACGATCCCCGCTCCGAGCTGGTGCGGGACCAGGTGGAGGTCGACGAGGACGGGTACGTGCTCACCGGTCAGACCACCGCGACCTCGATCCCGGGCGTCTTCGCCTGCGGAGATCTGGTGGACCACCGATACCGGCAGGCCATCACCGCGGCCGGATCCGGTTGCGCCGCCTCGATCGACGCCGAGCGCTGGCTCGCCGAACAGGTCTGACACCCGCCGAACACGCCCGACACCGGACGCTCACCCCCTCTCCCCGAAAGGACCACCCACAATGGCCGTGAACACCCCCAACATCATCGATGTGACCGAGGACGACTTCGCCGAGACCGTCCTCGCGGCCAGCGGCTCCAAGCCCGTCCTGGTGGACTTCTGGGCCACGTGGTGCCGCCCGTGCACCATGATGGCGCCCGTCCTGGACGAGCTCGCCGGGGCGGAGTCCGACAAACTCACCGTTGCCAAGGTCGACGTGGAGGCCAACCAGGAGCTCGCCGCCGAGTACCAGATCACCGCCATCCCGGCGCTGCTGCTGTTCTCTGAGGGCAAGCCGGTCAAGCGCATCACGGGTGCCAAGTCCAAGGCCGCTCTGCGTACCGAGCTAGACGACGTTCTCTAGACCCCCCGCCCCACTCGGGTGCGCTCCGGGCACGTCCGCGCCGGAGGCGGTAAGTTCATCCGGGTACCCAGTCGAGTGGAGCGGAGGAGAACCATGGCGTGGCGACGCGGTGACCGTGGACCCGAGGTGGCCTCGATCCGGGCCACCCTCGCGGGCATGGGCCTGCTACACAACATCGATTCCGTCGGGGTCACCGAACCCCAGACCGGGTCCGTTCTGGCTCGTACCGATGCGGTCTTCGACGCCGACCTGGAGACCGCCGTCCTGGCCTTCCAGCAGGCCCGTGGACTGATCTCGGACGGCATCGTGGGTCCCTCGACCCAGGCCGCACTACACGACGCCACCCACGTCCTCGGGACCCGCGATCTCAGCTACATCGTCTCCCGGCCGATGGCCGGGGACGATGTAGCCCAGTTCCAGCGTCGGCTCGGGGAACTCGGCTTCTACGCGGGTCTGGTGGACGGCACCTTCGGTCCCCTCACCCACGTCGCCGCGACCGACTTCCAGAGTGACTGCGGGCTGCCCGCGGACGGCGTGGTGGGCGCCGAGACCCTGGACACGCTCAACCGGTTCTCGACCCTGTTCAAGGGCGGGGACGTCTCCTCCCTCGTGGAGCGGGAGCGCGCACGGACCTCCGGCCCGATGCTCGCCGGGAAGCGGATCGTCCTGGACCCCGGTCCCAGCGGTTCGGAGAACCCGATCCGCATGGACACCCCGCTCGGGACCATTACCGACGCCGAGTTGTTGTGGGACATCACCCGGCGTCTGTCCGAGCGGATGAACCAGGCGGGTGTCGAGGTCTTCCTCTCCCGGCCGGAGGCCATGATCCCCACCGACCCGGAGCGCGCGGAGATCGCCAACGCGTTCAACGCCGATCTCATGATCTCGCTTCGTCTGGACCGGCATCCCAACCCGGTCGGCAACGGCATCGCCACGTTCTACTTCGGCAATTCCCTGGGTGCGGAGTCGATGCTCGGAGAGGCGCTGTCGGGGTTCATCCAGCGCGAGATCATCAGCCGTACCGACCTCCGCGACTGTCGTACCCACGGACGGAGTTGGCCACTCCTCCGGATGACCCGTATGCCGTCCATCCAGATCGTCCTGGGTTACGCCTACAATCCCCGTGATGTGCAGATCCTCGGGGACCGGACCGCGCAGGACACGATCATCGATTCCATCCTCGTGGGGGTGAAGCGTCTCTACCTCTTGGACGAGGACGATCATCCCACCGGTTCGATGTCGGTCAACGAGCTGATCGACTACGAACAGCGTCAGCGGGACTGACTCCCTGCGCTGGGGGTGTCAACCGTGCTGCGGGCCGACGCCCCGGACAACACTCCCAGCTTTCGGGTCGCGAATCCCCGCTCCGCGAAGAGCTGATCGAGCGCCCTCTCCACGTCTGCCTTCCAGAGGTGTTCACTCTCGATATCGAGTCGCAGACGCGGGTGAGTCTCGTGCTCGGCCACCACGGTGAAGCCGTGTTCGATGAGGAAGCCGGTCGTCGCGATGCACGAGTCCGATCCGCACGTGTCACGTGACATTACTTCCCCGGTATGCCCGGACGTCACCCCGAACGCCTCGATAGCCTTGATACCGCGCCTGCGGAGATCCAGCACCACGGCGTCGAGCAAGGACGTGAGCGCTCCGGCGGGCGCGCCGTGCTCGATGCTCATCCCGGCGAGCAGGATGGCGTCCGATCCCACCGGAGATGTCGGGAAGCACGCGGCACGAGGAACCATCCCGGGGGGCGCGTAGAACGCCGCGCCCGTCGAGCGGTCCCCGTATCTGGCGATCTGACCACACACGCCCCATTCCAGGGACACATGGGAGATCCAGGCCTCTTTCTCGAACTCGGGATCTCCCGGCGCAGCCTGCCCGGCCTGACCGTCGGTCTGCCAGTACACGCACTTTCGAGCCCGGGGCCCGAGCTGGTCCACGGCGAAGAGGTCGAGCGGGCGGATCGAGATCATCGTGACGTTCCGGGCGACCCGCCCTCGAGCAGTGTCAGAACCCGCTGCAGGTCTTCCGTGTCGCCCACGTCGATGGTGATCCGACCCTTGCGGCGTCCCATCGTCACGGACACCGAGGTGTCGAATCGATCGGACAACCGTCCCGCGACAGCATCGAGCTCCGGATTCCGTTGACGCCCCTTCGGGGCAGGGGAGGGCTTGGGGGTCGAACCCGCGCCGTCCCGGTTCGCCAGGGTGACGATCTCCTCCGTAGCCCGGACCGACAGACCTTCCGCCACGATCCGGGCGGCGAGCTCGTCCTGCGCGGGCGCCCCGGCCTCGAGTCCCAGAAGCGCCCGGGCATGACCAGCGGACAACACGCCGGCGGCCACCCGCCGTTGGACCGCGGTCGGCAATTGGAGCAGTCGGATGCTGTTGGTGATAGCCGGACGTGATCGACCGATGCGCGCGGCCAGTTCGGACTGCGTCACGTCGAACTCCTCGAGAAGCTGCTGGTACGCCGCCGCCTCTTCGAGTGGATTGAGTTGGACTCGATGGATGTTCTCGAGGAGCGCATCCCGCAGGAGATCCTGGTCCTCGGTCTGACGCACGATCGCCGGGACCGCCGTGAGCTCGGCCCGCTGGCTCGCACGCCAGCGCCGCTCGCCCATGATGAGCTGATACCGGCCATCGGCGATCTCACGAACCACGATCGGTTGGAGGAGGCCGAACTCTTTGACCGAGTGCGCCAGTTCGGCGAGCGCCTCTTCGTCGAAGTGCGTCCGCGGCTGCTTGGGGTTCGGCTCGATTGCCGAGGGGGGGATCTCACGGTAGACCGCGCCGGGATCGACTAGTTCGTCGGTTTCACGTGAAACATCTGCGTGATGCGCACCCGCATCATTCGCAGCCGCATCTTTCACACCTCTCTCGTTCACGCCTCTGTCGTTCACACCAGTGTGACCCTGAACCCGACCGGAATCGCCGGGGGATCCGGTGCCTCCGACCGACGCACTTCCACCGGCGGATCGTGGACGTGGGGGAGTGGTTCTGGGCCCGCCGCCACGTGGACCCAAGATCACGTCCGCGGCATCACTACCCAGGCGTGGTCCCTCATCCGGCCCCGTCGGGATGAGCGCCGCGAGGCCTCGCCCGAGCCCGCCCTTGCGTTGCTGACTCATCGATTCTCCTCCGCGCCGGATGCTGCGCTGCCGGACCCGGCTATCGCCGCGAGCCGGTCTGCCCGGCTATTGAGTTCCTTGGCCGCGTCCAGGTAGGCGAGCGCGCCTCGAGATCCAGCATCGTATTGCAGGATCGTCATGCCGTACCCGGGCGCCTCTGAGACCTTCACACTTCGCGGGATGACCGTACGGAGCACGGTGTCACCAAAGTGAGTGCGGACCTCGCCGGCGACCTGCTCGGCGAGCTTGGTCCGACCGTCGTACATCGTCAGCATGATGGTGGAGATCTCCAGTGACGTGTTGAGATGCTGCTGGATCAGCTCGACGTTCCGAAGCAGCTGTCCGACGCCCTCGAGGGCGTAGTACTCGCACTGGATGGGGATCAACACTTCGCTGGCGGCAACCATCGCATTCACGGTGAGCAGTCCCAGTGAGGGAGGGCAGTCGATCAGAACGTAGTCGATGCCCAGCGACACCAGGTCGTCGCTGTTGATGACCTCAGCGAGCCGGTGCTCTCGATGCTCGAGACCGACCAACTCGATCTCTGAACCTGCAAGATCGATTGTCGCTGGGATACAGAACAGGCGCTCGGCATGAGGGCTGCTCTGCATCAGGTCCTCGACCGCGTGTTCCCACATCAGGAGCTCGTAACTCGACGGAGTACCCTCGCGATGGTCGACCCCCAGAGCGGTGCTCGCATTGCCCTGGGGGTCCATGTCGATCACCAGGACGCCCAGACCGCCGAGCGCCAGGGCCGCTGCCAGGTTGACCGTCGAAGTGGTCTTACCCACCCCGCCCTTCTGGTTGGCGATGGTGATGATTCGGGGATGCGAGGGCCTGGGCAAAGCGGGCGCGCCACCATGGAGTACCTCGTTCGCCTGCCGTGCGGCGGCGAAGATCGGGGTCTCGTCTTCGGACATCCGTCACCTTTCAACTACCTGTTGGAGCAACCCGGTGCATCGTCCTCGATGCCTCCGGCGTCAGTGTTTCACGTGAAACCGACATCGCCGGGTGCGATCCCGACAGACATCAACGATGCCGGGGGCCGCCTGCGCGAGAGCGTGAGCCACGGGTACCCACTCTAGTCGCGAGAGTCGCGATAACCAGCCTCGTCTCCTCCGCATCCGGGGCGGACACGATCTGCACGCATACGTCCTCGAAACCCAGCCTGCGGAGAGCCCGCGCATCCCGGTCAACCTCATCGGCTGCGGAGGCGCCCTTGAGCGCGATCATCCGGCCGCCTGGTCTGAGCAGGGGAGCCGACCAACCGGCGAGCTTGGACAGCGGCGCGACTGCGCGGGATGTCACGACGTCAGCGCCACCGGCTTTCGCGATGACATCCTTCTCCTCTGCTCGGCCTCGGATCACCCGGATATCGAGTTCGAGCGCATCGACCACCTCCTGCAGGAAGGTCGCGCGACGGAGAAGCGGTTCGACCAGAGTCACCGCGAGATCAGGACGAGCCAGAGCCAACGGGACGCCCGGCAGTCCCGCGCCGCTGCCGATGTCCACCACCGTCTCACCATCAGCGAACTCGCCGGCCGCTGCAGCACTGTTGAGAACGTGTCGATCCCAGAGCCGCGGACGCTCGCGTGGGCCCATCAACCCTCGCTCCAGACCAGCGGTCGCAAGGGTCTCCACGTATCTGATCGCGAGGTCCAGGCGATCGCCGAAGACGGACCCCGCGCCACTCGGTGGTACCGGGGTCGCCTCTTCCGGTGACGCAACTTCCGTGTCTGCTACGCGGTGCTCCGGGACCGACTGATCGGCAGCGTCACGTGTCGTTTTGTTTCGCGTGTCCTCGTCCATCTCTCCAACAACCCTTTCCGGGACATACCGTCTCTTGTTTCACGTGAAACATCGGTCGAATCACACCGCTGTAAGTCATGTCGCCAGCGCGACACCTCGATCACACAACCTCGATCACACAACGCAGGGGCGCGAGCTCCATGCCCGCGCCCCTGCACATCTCGCTCGCCTGAAACGGACCGGGTCCGTCAGTCCGGAAGAACGACGACCCTCCGATTGGGCTCGACTCCGGTCGAATCCGAGGACACTCCCTCGATCTCCGCTATCGCGTCGTGGATGACTTTCCGCTCGAAGGGGGTCATCGGCTCCAGCTCCTCGGACTCACCCGACTCGAGAACTCGCTGGGCCGCAACTCTTCCGGCTTCGGTCAACGCCTCACGCTTGGCAGCACGCCACCCCGAGATGTCCAGCATCAGCCGACTACGTTCGCCGAGCTCCTGCTGGACAGCCAACCGGGTCAGCTCCTGGACGGCGTCCAGAACCGCCCCGTCGGAGCCCACCAGACGATCCAGATCCTCACTGCCATCGATGCTCACGATCGCGCGATCGCCCTCAACGTCCAGATCGATATCTCCGTCGAAGTCCAGAATGTCCAAGAGCTGCTCGAGATAGTCTCCGGCCACCTCGCCCTCCTCGACAAGACGCTCCTCCGACACCTCGATGTTCTTCTTCGACATGGATCTGCCTCCGTCATCACCGCCGACCGCCGCGCCCGTGTGGGCCGACGAATACTTCCCCCAAGTATGGGACAAGGTCCCCGATGCCGGAGCATCGGGGACCTTGTCGGTGGTCTCACTGACCAGCGGTCAGCGCTTCCGTTTCTTCTTCTTGCTCTTACTGCTGCCGCCACCGCTCTTCTGAGCCGGCCGCGTGCGTTGACCACCGGGCTGCTGAGGTCTCTGACCCGGCCGGGGTGCGGACCCCGGCGAAGGCGTCGGGACGACCCCCGGCGCGACGACCGCCTCGTCGTCGTCGAGATCCGACGGGCCACCCGCGACCGAATCTTCGGATGCCACCGCGGTACCCGTCGCGACGCCCCGGACCTTCTTCGGCTTGACCGGCTTCACACCGACCTTCGGCGCCAGGGACTTCTGCTCCTCGCGTCGCTTCAGGGCGGCGACGTCGTCCTCCTTGGCCATC
This Dietzia psychralcaliphila DNA region includes the following protein-coding sequences:
- a CDS encoding protein kinase family protein, which encodes MGDGNGAPAQGTPWTPPRLTVGGLVSGGRYELLEPHGGVAGQAFWRARDKRLGREVALTFVDPLPGEQPPGSATGVLDRTVALTRVYADGLARVLDVIRGRAGGIVVSEWVPGRSLAAAVGDPDPDSAVAAMWGLADAAARAADHGLILGLDSPDRIRVTEDGRALLAFPGVGGDADTRSDVRGLGVVLYTLLTGKWPGPLPEGSDLHEPLDGRPEGAPVDDDEAPLDPTVIGTGVPPDSAVLAMRSLDGTSVSSAATVRAMIDERVGGPVHASSRSGSSTARSSTAQFPAAQFSTAQFSTAPFSTAPSPAHPGSTPGLHRDGREPVTPPASHTEPHAASSDQPYTRTDEQPDEQTLRRRWQIMAGTSAAAVVVIALLSAWLLGALAGGGDETPLSQQLDAIERAAQASRSAATPEPEAAETEPTREAPSTPVTVSDVTSWQPTGSPGVAENSSSAPDVVDGDRSTSWSTDTYRNQFGDSGAAYKPGVGLMFSLDGEQEARQVVVYSDDDGVEFEVRAADSASPDSLDDTTLLGEGTIRDGSGTATIDDPEDSRYLIIWITRLGASGPEAYDASITEVELTR
- the sigM gene encoding RNA polymerase sigma factor SigM, giving the protein MNTSAVDDRDTVMGRSPLTSGSPLTAGSPLTDVELLDAHIAGDQDAFSALVRRHYDYLWRLAIRTSFNRDDAAEALQDALISAYRKADTFRHACPVQGWLYRIVVNACLDKMRAQRLRTHSELTPRLHEEISLRDHFHQDPAYAIIVAEALAELPTDQRDAVVVVDMLRCTVAEACHLLNTRPGTIKSRCSRGRAKLSVLLEGVTLTD
- the trxB gene encoding thioredoxin-disulfide reductase, with protein sequence MSDTLHDVIIVGSGPAGYTAAIYSARAELKPVVFEGSQFGGALMTTTEVENFPGFAEGMMGPDLMMQMREQAERFGADLRMEDVSSMDLAGEVKIVRVGEEEHRARAVILAMGAAARYLGVPGEQEYLGRGVSSCATCDGFFFRDKPIVVVGGGDSAMEEATFLTKFGSSVTIVHRREEFRASKIMLERAKENEKISFVLNTTVDQVLSGASGSVERLSLRNTVTGETSELETAAMFVAIGHDPRSELVRDQVEVDEDGYVLTGQTTATSIPGVFACGDLVDHRYRQAITAAGSGCAASIDAERWLAEQV
- the trxA gene encoding thioredoxin; the protein is MAVNTPNIIDVTEDDFAETVLAASGSKPVLVDFWATWCRPCTMMAPVLDELAGAESDKLTVAKVDVEANQELAAEYQITAIPALLLFSEGKPVKRITGAKSKAALRTELDDVL
- a CDS encoding N-acetylmuramoyl-L-alanine amidase; amino-acid sequence: MAWRRGDRGPEVASIRATLAGMGLLHNIDSVGVTEPQTGSVLARTDAVFDADLETAVLAFQQARGLISDGIVGPSTQAALHDATHVLGTRDLSYIVSRPMAGDDVAQFQRRLGELGFYAGLVDGTFGPLTHVAATDFQSDCGLPADGVVGAETLDTLNRFSTLFKGGDVSSLVERERARTSGPMLAGKRIVLDPGPSGSENPIRMDTPLGTITDAELLWDITRRLSERMNQAGVEVFLSRPEAMIPTDPERAEIANAFNADLMISLRLDRHPNPVGNGIATFYFGNSLGAESMLGEALSGFIQREIISRTDLRDCRTHGRSWPLLRMTRMPSIQIVLGYAYNPRDVQILGDRTAQDTIIDSILVGVKRLYLLDEDDHPTGSMSVNELIDYEQRQRD
- a CDS encoding ParB/RepB/Spo0J family partition protein, with amino-acid sequence MSQQRKGGLGRGLAALIPTGPDEGPRLGSDAADVILGPRGGGPRTTPPRPRSAGGSASVGGTGSPGDSGRVQGHTGVNDRGVNERGVKDAAANDAGAHHADVSRETDELVDPGAVYREIPPSAIEPNPKQPRTHFDEEALAELAHSVKEFGLLQPIVVREIADGRYQLIMGERRWRASQRAELTAVPAIVRQTEDQDLLRDALLENIHRVQLNPLEEAAAYQQLLEEFDVTQSELAARIGRSRPAITNSIRLLQLPTAVQRRVAAGVLSAGHARALLGLEAGAPAQDELAARIVAEGLSVRATEEIVTLANRDGAGSTPKPSPAPKGRQRNPELDAVAGRLSDRFDTSVSVTMGRRKGRITIDVGDTEDLQRVLTLLEGGSPGTSR
- a CDS encoding ParA family protein — protein: MSEDETPIFAAARQANEVLHGGAPALPRPSHPRIITIANQKGGVGKTTSTVNLAAALALGGLGVLVIDMDPQGNASTALGVDHREGTPSSYELLMWEHAVEDLMQSSPHAERLFCIPATIDLAGSEIELVGLEHREHRLAEVINSDDLVSLGIDYVLIDCPPSLGLLTVNAMVAASEVLIPIQCEYYALEGVGQLLRNVELIQQHLNTSLEISTIMLTMYDGRTKLAEQVAGEVRTHFGDTVLRTVIPRSVKVSEAPGYGMTILQYDAGSRGALAYLDAAKELNSRADRLAAIAGSGSAASGAEENR
- the rsmG gene encoding 16S rRNA (guanine(527)-N(7))-methyltransferase RsmG codes for the protein MDEDTRNKTTRDAADQSVPEHRVADTEVASPEEATPVPPSGAGSVFGDRLDLAIRYVETLATAGLERGLMGPRERPRLWDRHVLNSAAAAGEFADGETVVDIGSGAGLPGVPLALARPDLAVTLVEPLLRRATFLQEVVDALELDIRVIRGRAEEKDVIAKAGGADVVTSRAVAPLSKLAGWSAPLLRPGGRMIALKGASAADEVDRDARALRRLGFEDVCVQIVSAPDAEETRLVIATLATRVGTRGSRSRAGGPRHR
- a CDS encoding protein jag, translating into MSKKNIEVSEERLVEEGEVAGDYLEQLLDILDFDGDIDLDVEGDRAIVSIDGSEDLDRLVGSDGAVLDAVQELTRLAVQQELGERSRLMLDISGWRAAKREALTEAGRVAAQRVLESGESEELEPMTPFERKVIHDAIAEIEGVSSDSTGVEPNRRVVVLPD